The sequence GCGATTTCTCTTCATTCTTTATGTTTTTGCACGGAGTGTTCTAGTAAGTTCTGAGAAAAATTTAAATACCTTTAGTTACTTAAATATACATCGAGAGCAAAAGGAAGGAGGGGGTGAGGGACATGGCGAACATGATAATCCCCTTCCCACAGCTGGAGAAGATTCTTGAGAAGACATGTGAGCTTGCACTCACAAAGCCAAGAGCGGAGGAAATGATGGACATAGTGGAGAAGAAGCTTGCTGACCTCTTTGAGGTTGCCTATGAGAACGCAATAGCAGAGGGGAGTGACACAATAAAGCTCAGGCACCTGCCACTTACAAAGGGCTTCAAGAACTCAATGAACCTTTTCAGAGTCATAATCAGGGATG comes from Thermococcus alcaliphilus and encodes:
- a CDS encoding DUF1931 family protein, translated to MANMIIPFPQLEKILEKTCELALTKPRAEEMMDIVEKKLADLFEVAYENAIAEGSDTIKLRHLPLTKGFKNSMNLFRVIIRDEKVEIEPIRKFVLASIPAEMPLEEELVDELPIITGTLFVLIGRVIKALHPEIRNVYPEHIEEAKRVLDYTL